GTGCTGCTGAGCCATGGCCGGCCCGCTTAGCCTACTTGGTTTCTGGGAGAATGACGGGGCAGGGGACCTGGGCTAGACCCCACACACATGTCATTGGCCCAGGCGGGTGGGAAGCAGACAGGCTCATTCCCTCGGCTCATTCTCACCTCCTGGCAGGATGATGCAGACAAGTGCCTCTGAGGGTGTCTTGGGCAGGTGACAGGCAGCTCTGGGCACCTGTGGCTCTGCCTCGGGACTCCACTGTCCACTTCCAGGGCTGACCGCCCCTTCCACCTTTCAGAGCAAGGTAAAGTACATCAAGCAGACCAGTGCCATCCTGCAGCAGCGCTATGGCGGGGACATCCCAGATTCTGTGGCAGAGCTCGTGGCACTGCCAGGCGTTGGACCCAAGATGGCACACTTGGCCATGGCGGTGGCCTGGGGCACCGTGTCAGGCATCGGTGAGTGGCATACACCCAcaaggagggtggggcagggttAGCTGCCGTCGGGGCTCCCCACGTCCTGTGATCTGCAACCCCAGCTCATGTCTCCTCACCCCCAGCTTAGCCCAAAGGGTCAGAAAGATGTTTCCAGCACTGAGCTGGGCCTGCCTCGCCTGTAGATGGGTACTCGTGGGAGGAGATCCTAtgtgctgagcacctactgtgtgctgggctctGAGAGGCCCTGGGGACGGACTCAAGGTCTGTGCGTGGCATTGTCGGAGCTGGCCCAGTCTGGGGCAGCTGAGCAGACTTCCTGAGGCGGTGATAACTCAGTCAAGAGCTGAGGATTGAGGCGGGGCTggccaggcagaaggaacagcatccACAAAGCCGTCAGATGGGAGAAAGACCGGTAGGAGGCTCAAGAACGGGCATAGGCAGGGGAGGTACGGTAAAGGCAGGGGGagcctggggaaggagaaagggctgGGGATacagggaggaggagctgggggggggATCCCCTCCTGGAATCCATTTCCTGACATTGGTGGCCCTCCAAATGAAGACAGACCCCAGTTAGGGTGTTGCTAATGTTTCAGATCTTTGCCCAGAGTGTTGGGGCTTCTGAGGCCAGGCAGCGGTAGCCTGGCCAGCCCAGAAACCAGGGCTTGACCTTGATTTCTCTgtgtgcccccaccccaggctcctcTGGAGCTcctgcaggagctggggaggaggtgggaactTCCCCAGCGCTTCCCTGGCTACTAAAGCCTGGTCCCTGGGGTGGGGACCCTTCTGAGCACTGCGCCCAGATGGAAGGGCAGCACAGGGCTGAGGGCCCTGACTGTGAAGTTAAAGCTGGAGCCCCGGCAGCCCCAGAGACTGGCACTGGGCCAGGCAGGGGGCCAGGTCAGAGCCTCCCCGCTCCCCACTACCCCCACAGGCTTCTGCAGCCGCCAGCCTCTCAGCAGATACTTGAGCTTATCTTGACAGTGGCTGTCCTCAGCTGCCTGAGTCCCAGGAGGGGTCCCGCAAGGCTCCTGGGGGAAGGGCCCACAGCCCAGGCGACCCGACTTTGGGAGCAGCAGACACACCAGGAAGAAGTGTCAGATGTCACCTTTTCTGGTTGTCTGTGGGCATGGCCACCTGTAAGGGGAAACTGGGAAGGGTAGGCCTCTGGGTGACAGGCGACGTGGTCACCTCTatgttacagaggaggaaactgagggttggtAACCCACCAGTGCGATCCCTATGCCTGTGTGCTCTCCCTGTGCTCCCAGGGTGCCCTCCGTCAGGGTCTGGGGAGGGCCTGAACCTTTTTCCAGACTATCAGTAGCCGGGGGGAAGGGAACAGACGTGGGACTCACTTTCTCTTTTGCGAAGTAGAGACAAGGCGGGGACTGCCGCTGGCAGCAAGGAGGAAGCCCCCGTGAGCAGGTGCCCAGGCCGAGCCCTGCGGTGGACCAAGCCAAGCCCTGGGGTGGAGCAGGGGCTGTGGCCCAAGTAGATGACAGCTGCAGGTGGCCTGGCCACGCTCCCTCTGTCCCGACCGTGCAGTGGCAGGTGCAAGCTCTGTGGCTCGGGACCTCGAGCCAACCCTCTGGACCCAGCTGTGACCACCCGGCCTGGCGCCCACAGCCGGTGCCTAGACCAGGAGGCACTGCTGCACCCCAGGTGGAGGGCCCAAGCCCTGTGGCTCAAACCCACCCTCTGTGCAGTTCTGGGCCCTGCATGGGAGCCCAGGGCCGAGGtgggcctggggctctgggcaGGGACTGGGGCCGTCGGGGCCGGCAGGCGTGCCCTGTGCTAAGCAGGTCCTGTCTGCAAGCAGCGGTGGACACGCATGTGCACAGAATTGCCAACAGACTCGGGTGGACCAAGACAGCGACCAATTCCCCGGAGAAGACTCGTGCTGCCCTGGAGGAGTGGCTGCCCCGGTGCGGCAGGGTAGGGGCGGGCAGGGCTCCCCTCAGTCAGCCGCCCTTGCTGACGCCCCCCTCCACCTTCACAGGGAGCTGTGGGGCGAGATCAACGGACTGTTGGTGGGCTTCGGCCAGCAGACTTGTCTGCCCGTCCACCCACGCTGCCAGGGCTGCCTCAACCGGACGCTGTGCCCAGCCGCGCGGGGCCTCTGAGGACCATGGTGCTTCGGCCCCGGATGCCGTTCTGGGTAGTGCGCTGCGTGCCTTTGCTGGGGAGCACCAGCCTGTTTGTAATAAAGCTTGGGAGTTGTTTGCAGTTGGGGTCtgagtttggttttggttttggttttttttttttaagtttatttatcttgagagagagcacaagcaggggagaggcagagagaaggagagacagaatcccaagcagactctttgctggcacagagcctgatgcagggattgaactcacaaactgcaagatcatgacccgagccgaggtcaagagtcggacgcttaactgactgtgccacccaggtgcccccgggggTCTGGCTGTTTTACCCCAGGGGTTTGGGGACAGACTGGGAAGTACGTGCAGGAGCTGTGTTGCCTCTGCTCTGGTGTCTGAACTGGGCTGCCTGGGAGGCTGGAATGAGGATGTGACAatctgggctctgtactgggttgggggaggggtggcggtgACAGATGTGCAGCAGTCAGAGGAGATGGGTCGTGGGAGCCAGCTGCAGCCAGCTGCTGGGAAACCCGCGGGAGACAtgggcctcctccctcctgggaCACACGCCCCCCTCCTGAACTTGTGCGCTCTGACAGCCCTCTGCCAGGAGGCCCTGCCCTGTGTTtacagagccacccagcctccaAAGTAACACCAACAGGCCCAGGCTGGGAGCCACAGGGCATGAGACCCGACCTGTGTGTACCTGCAGGGGTGGCACCAGGGCAGAGGGAGCGCAGGGAGTGTCAAGGACCTGGGAGGCACTGAGGGCAacttgctgggggaggggcaagggggagGCTGACAAGAGCCCCAGAGTGTACCAgtgaagtggggggagggacaaggAGCTGAGAGGGGTCAGGCTTGGCCGCCTGGCGGATACAGTGGAAAGAGGCTTAGGAATGGGACCCCGCTTCCAGCAGCTGAAGACGAGTTTCCCCGGGGCCGCTGCCCAGACCACAGCCCCCCACCCGCAAGCAAGGGCTCAGGAAGGACAGAGGCGGCCAAGGGTCTGAGGAAGGCCTGTTTATTCCGAGGGCGCGCATGCGCTATGGCTTACAGGGCAAACAGCAATATCGGTCGGGTtcagagcagggaggagagggagagcggGTGGCGTCTCCTGGGGGCAGGCAGTCTCTCCCCCAGCCTCAGGGCTGTGGCGCAGGGACAAGAGGCCTGTCCAGAGGCCACCCTCTTCAGGGACACGGGGCCTCTATCCTCAGgcccctgggagcccaggccCTGTGCCCTAGACCAGTTCAGCGGGGACATGGGAGGCCTGGCTTAGTGACCCCCCCCCTGACCCCCACagcagggacaggggcagaggggcagctccTACAGCCACATCTGGCCTCCCAGCCTCACCTTGGAGCCCCCACACTCACAGCCCGGtccccctccatctctctgtccctgaaCGTGCCCGGGACTCCCAGTTCAGAGGACTGCTGTTGAGGAGTGGGGAGGACGTGGTTTGCAGAGAAAGGTTTGTTTTATTGCAATTACTTAGAGAGCGCGTCCtaagggtgtgggggtgggggcgggggtgggactCTGGTATTAAGTGGAAACATGTGTGGAGCTGgagctctgtgttttttttttttctttcttttttggaagaaaagcaaaaacaaaaattcctttaAGTCAGCAGGCCCGGGCAGAGCAGCAAGGGCCGGGCCACGGTCAccactgcctctccctctccctctctcacatctggcaggcgggggcggggggggccctctcccctctcccctctccagcaCCCAGCAGGTAGGGGGGCAGGACGGGGCGCACTGGGGCGCACATTGGTTCCTGGATAGCAGTGGGCCCAGCACGGCTTCAAGGGGGTGAGGAGGCACCCCCTCCAGTCCACTGAGGCCTGGGGAACTCGGGGCTGGGCCCGTGCGGGGAGGAGGCTGGGTCGCCGGCAAACAGGCCGGGGGGTGCTCAGAAGTTGCTGAAGATCTCGCGCTTCCGGTTCCAGTCCATCTGCGGTGCCCGCTTGTTGACCCGGGTGGCTCTCGCCTTCTCCTTGGCCTCGGCCGCCGTGGGGCTCAGGTGGAGGCCACTCTCCTGAAAGGGGTCACGTTTCCAGGTGCTGCTGTCCTGGGGGCAAGCAGAGTGGGCAGGTGGCCAGAGTGAGCCCTGGACCCGAGCCCTCAGTCAGGTTACCCTACCCAGGAAGCTCACACCAGAGGCCTGCCGACGGGGCCGGGGTGGCAGGCccaagagggcttcctggaggtggtgacCCCACTGCCTAGGCCGACAGCTCCACAAACACCCACCCCCAAGGCCTCTGACCCCCCCAGCGTGTGATCGCGGCAGTGGAGACGGGCAGGCACTTGCTACCTCAGTGTCCTTGTCTAAGCCAAGCAGATCACTTCGGGACGAACACGCCGAGCCACCATTGAGCTGGGAAACCAAGGGCAAGGCGTGGCTTCAGGGACCCTGCCCAGGAGcccgtgcacacacacgcgcgcgcaagCATGCCTACGTGCACGTCAGAGCTGCACTCATGCTTCCGCTTGGCGGTAGGCACGGAGCCTCTACTGTGCTGCAGGCCCAGCCCGGGCAGGACGCTG
This window of the Neofelis nebulosa isolate mNeoNeb1 chromosome 18, mNeoNeb1.pri, whole genome shotgun sequence genome carries:
- the NTHL1 gene encoding endonuclease III-like protein 1 isoform X4; translation: MMLEGRKSPSPSRHRRKTQKLNVAYDREEEDTKPPRAPSWEPRDWRQQLLNIRAMRSGKDAPVDWLGVEHCYDSDAPPKVRRYQVLLSLMLSSQTKDQVTAGAMQRLRARGLTVDSILQTDDSTLGTLIYPVGFWRSKVKYIKQTSAILQQRYGGDIPDSVAELVALPGVGPKMAHLAMAVAWGTVSGIGPVCKQRWTRMCTELPTDSGGPRQRPIPRRRLVLPWRSGCPGSCGARSTDCWWASASRLVCPSTHAARAASTGRCAQPRGASEDHGASAPDAVLGSALRAFAGEHQPVCNKAWELFAVGV